The Opisthocomus hoazin isolate bOpiHoa1 chromosome 22, bOpiHoa1.hap1, whole genome shotgun sequence genomic sequence CCTGACCTACGGACTGATCAGCTTCAAGAGAGGCAACACCCGGCGGTCTCAGCTGATGATGAGGGCTCGTATCCTCGCCCAGGGCTTCACCTTCGCCGCCCTGCTGGGAGGCATGGTGGTCACGGCCATGAAATCTAGGCAGTGAGGAGATCGGGTGAGGGGTGAGGCTGTGCCCGCCGGCCTGGGTCCCAGCTGGCAGGGCGGGTTCTGGCTGGAAAAGCAGCTAATACACCTCTGTGATTAACCTGAAATTTGGGCCGTGGCGTTTTTTTTGATTCTCTGAGAGCTTATCGTCCCGCAGCGCTGGAGGATGCGCCTCGCTCAGGCTCTCCGGCCCCGTCAGACCTCTCGTCCGTGCTCGGTGCTGTCACGGTCGGTTAGAAACTGTGTCCTGCGGGTGATGGGCTGCACTGAGGTGTGGCTTCAGTCAGGCTGTGCAGCAGCGTTTGAGGAGCCAGCTGCCTGGGTAGGAAGGAACAGCTCTGTTCGTGGCTTGACCCTGCTGGGACAGAGTTCACAAGCAGTGGGTGAGTTGTTTGTAATCCGTTCAGTTGCAACCGGTGAGTAATAAATTGAATTGCAGCGAGATTCTGACTGGTAGTGGATTGCAGAGCATTGAGAAGCCAGAAGAGCAATCAGCGTaggaaggagagggagcaggCACAGCTGCCACAAAGCTGTGGTGTTGCAAGCAGGACACGAGAGATGCAACTCCCTGTGAAAATGAGGTGGAAGCTCGCATTTCCAAACTGGGGCCTGGCAGGTTCTCTGGGACGTGCTGCGgctttggctgcctttgctggggAGTCGGTTCCTGCGCAGCTTCC encodes the following:
- the HIGD2A gene encoding HIG1 domain family member 2A, mitochondrial → MAAGPPPRLEPRPLPVFSEEGFGDKFLRKTRENPLVPLGCLCTVAVLTYGLISFKRGNTRRSQLMMRARILAQGFTFAALLGGMVVTAMKSRQ